In Candidatus Poribacteria bacterium, the following are encoded in one genomic region:
- a CDS encoding iron-containing alcohol dehydrogenase — MLNYFLPPQIEFGDGAIQNLGEHVKAFDGKKPFLVSDAGVINAGILAKATDALEASGLSSATYSDIEPNPTDLSVTAGVEVYKAEACDVVIAVGGGSVMDAAKAIRLLTTHEPSLEPYYADVGGVEQIRADMPPLICVPTTAGTGSEVSQGSIITDTSLQTTDRWRKRAIVTPFNMSNIALLDPGITLGMPPALTAATGMDAITHGIEAYVATKYHPIAEGVALQALRMLSANIRQVYHNGEDVTARGEMLLGSCMAAFSFQKGLGAVHSLAHQLSTDAPIPHGIANAILLPPVMEFNFSQASEKYAEIARALGIDTSNMDIEEAGHAAIDKIRTYNTELNMPTGLGDAGLDRGKIPKLGADAMLDHCHKFNPRVCREADMVALFEAAF, encoded by the coding sequence ATGCTAAACTATTTTTTACCCCCGCAAATTGAATTTGGCGACGGGGCAATCCAAAACTTAGGTGAACATGTCAAGGCGTTTGATGGCAAAAAACCGTTCTTAGTGAGCGATGCGGGTGTTATCAACGCCGGTATCCTCGCGAAAGCGACAGATGCCTTGGAGGCAAGCGGCTTGTCGTCCGCCACGTATTCTGATATCGAACCGAATCCTACAGACCTCAGTGTTACAGCGGGTGTAGAAGTCTACAAAGCCGAGGCGTGTGATGTCGTCATTGCTGTCGGAGGCGGAAGCGTGATGGATGCCGCCAAAGCCATTCGTCTCTTGACGACCCACGAACCCTCGCTGGAACCCTATTATGCTGATGTTGGCGGTGTCGAGCAAATCCGAGCAGATATGCCACCGCTCATATGCGTACCGACGACTGCCGGCACGGGCAGCGAGGTGTCACAAGGTTCAATCATTACGGATACATCTTTACAGACAACCGATCGATGGCGGAAGCGGGCAATCGTTACACCCTTCAACATGTCAAACATCGCACTCCTTGATCCGGGAATAACCCTCGGCATGCCCCCCGCACTTACTGCAGCGACAGGTATGGATGCCATTACACACGGTATTGAGGCGTATGTGGCAACGAAGTACCATCCGATCGCTGAGGGGGTTGCCCTACAGGCACTCAGAATGTTGAGCGCGAATATCCGGCAGGTCTATCACAACGGTGAAGATGTAACCGCACGGGGTGAAATGCTTCTCGGATCCTGCATGGCGGCATTTTCGTTCCAGAAGGGGCTCGGCGCGGTCCATTCACTCGCACATCAACTCTCGACAGATGCCCCTATTCCGCACGGTATAGCGAACGCTATTCTCCTCCCACCTGTCATGGAATTCAACTTTTCTCAGGCGAGTGAGAAATACGCCGAAATCGCGCGCGCCTTAGGTATAGACACAAGTAACATGGACATTGAGGAAGCGGGACACGCTGCTATTGACAAAATCCGGACGTACAACACGGAGTTGAATATGCCTACAGGACTCGGGGATGCTGGTTTGGACCGGGGAAAGATTCCGAAACTCGGAGCAGATGCCATGCTCGATCATTGTCACAAGTTCAATCCGAGGGTGTGTAGGGAAGCAGATATGGTGGCGTTGTTTGAGGCAGCGTTCTAA